The Solanum lycopersicum chromosome 9, SLM_r2.1 genome window below encodes:
- the LOC138338595 gene encoding uncharacterized protein, translated as MSPMKGVVIFGKKGKLSPRYVGLYEILQRVGKVSYEMKLPSQLASVYSVFHVSMHKKCISDPESIFPIEGLGVQDKLSCEKVLVEILDRQVTKLRNKEVASVKVLWKKNLVEGAT; from the coding sequence ATgtcgcctatgaaaggggtggtgatatttggcaagaaaggaaagttgagtcctcgttatgttggtctctatgaaatcttgcaaagagTTGGTAAGGTTTCATATGAGATGAAGTTACCTAGTCAATTGGCTTCGGTTTATTCGgtgttccatgtttccatgcatAAGAAGTGTATCagtgatcccgagtccatttttcctattgagggtctaggTGTTCAAGATAAGCTCTCTTGTGAGAAGGTTCTGGTTGAAATCCTTGATCGACAAGTAACGAAgttaaggaacaaggaggtggcttccgtaaaggtgttatggaagaaaaacctagttgagggtgcaacatag